ATGACTATATCGAAGGGCTGTGCGATCGCGTCCTGACCGAACAGCAGGCCAAGATGTCGCGCTATCACCAGATGATCAGCGAAGAGCGTATCAAGCAGGCTCTGCGTGGCACCACCGACATTCCGGAACGTCCTCCCGTCCATACCCGCGAGACCGCCGAGATCGAAGAACTCGAGACCGAGGTCCGCATCTACCGCTACCAGCTCAACACGCTCGAGAGCGTAATTTACGAAACCGAGCCGTCGAACCTGAAAGAAGCTCTTGCCAAGCTGCGCTTCATCGCCCGCCTTGTGGTGGATGGTGTCGAATTCGAAAGCGATTTCTTTGCCTTCATGATCGAGGAATGCACCGATATCGCCGAGATGAGCGCGCAGGATATGGTCGGCGCAGAACGCGCCAAGCTGCAAACGCTGATCGACGCCCAGACCCTGTGATCCCTCCTGCGGGTGGTCAACTCCCCTGTGGCCACCTTCCTGCCACGTGATCTTCCGCAGCCTTGCGGGCGATCGCACGTCTTTCGCCAATGATCCTGTCCGGGTCACCCCGACCGGGGAGCAGCTCCCCCGGTCTCACCCCTCCCGGACAGGATCACGGCCGATGCCCCAGAACGGGGGCAGATCCCCAGAATTTCCTGACATTTTCGTGTGACCGTCGGATGCGTCGTGTATTCCGGCGTTCTGTTCGTTACTAGGGCGGCAGAAACTTGCCATCGTCCCAAGGCCCATATAGGGTGCGCGCCGAATTCAAGGCGTTTTTGCGCTCTCTGGCCCTCAGGAAAGGACCCAAAGTCAATGTTCGTGACCCCCGCATATGCTCAGGCAGCCGGTGCAGCAGCACCCGGTGGTATGGCTGCTCTCGGCCAGTTCTTGCCGCTGATCCTGATCTTCATCATCATGTATTTCCTGCTGATCCGTCCGCAGCAGAAAAAGGCGAAACAGCATCGCCAGATGGTGGAAGCCCTGCGTCGCGGTGACGAGGTTGTCACCCAAGGCGGCATTCTGGGGAAAGTGACCAATGTGCGCGAAGATGGCATGGTCGAAGTGGAAATCGCTCAGGGCGTCAAAGTGCGCGTGGTGAAATCGACCATCGGTCAGGTGGTTTCGAAAACCGAACCTGCTGCTGAATCCAAATAAGAACGAAAGCGTCGGCCATGCTGCATATCCCGCTTTGGAAGCGTATTCTCATTATCGCCCTCTGTGTTATCGGGCTGGCAATGGCCGCGCCAAATATCTTTTACGCCAAGGTCGAGGGGCATAATGATGCCGCCTCGACTTTCGCCAAAACCAAGACCCTGACGACCGAACAGCAAGCTGCGCTGGACGCCTGGCCCGCTTGGCTGCCCAACGGGCTGGTCAATCTCGGGCTCGACCTGCGGGGCGGTGCCCATCTTCTGGCCGAAGTCCAGCTTTCGGATGTCTATGCGGCGCGGATGAAATCGCTCTGGCCGGAAATGCGCAGCGCGCTGGCCAAAGAGCGTTCCACCATCGGTGCGATCCGCCGCGTCTCTTCGCCCGAGGACGAACTGCGGATCCAGATCGGCAATGCCGACCAGATCCAGAAGGCGGTCGAAATTGCCAAAACGCTCGCCTCGCCGATTGTGACGCTGACTGGCGTCGGTCAGGATGATCTGCAGATCACGGGGCAGGGCGATACCATCACCATCAAGCTGTCGGATGCGGAAAAACAGGCCACTGACGACCGTACCATGCAGCAATCGCTTGAAATCGTGCGCCGCCGGATCGATGCCGCAGGCACCCGCGAGCCGACGATTGCCCGTCAGGGCTCGGACCGGATCCTGATCGAGGTTCCCGGCATCGGCTCGGCTCAGGAGCTGAAGGATCTGATCGGCACGACCGCGCAGCTGAACTTCATGCAAGTGAATGGCAGCACGCAGGACGAGAACGCCAATCCCGGCGCGGGCAACGTGCTGGTCCCTGATGCCAACCGCAAGGGCCTTTACTACATTCTGGGGGATGTGCCGGTTGTGTCGGGGGATGCCCTGACCGATGCGAAAGCCGCCACCGACCAGAACGGCTATCCGGCAGTCAGCTTCCGTTTCAATACGACCGGCGCACGCCAGTTCGGGGATTTCACCGCCTCGCATATCGGCGAACCTTTCGCCATCGTGCTGGATAACGAGGTGATCTCGGCCCCCACCATCCAGAGCCATATCGCGGGCGGTTCGGGCATTATCACCGGCAATTTCTCCATTCAGGAATCCACCGATCTGGCCCTTCTGCTGCGTTCGGGCGCGCTTCCGGCCAAGCTGGACTTCCTTGAAGAACGCACGATCGGGCCGGAGCTGGGCGCGGATTCCATCCGTGCCGGAGCGATTGCCGCCGTGGTCGGGCTGTTCCTCGTGATTGCCTATATGATTGCCAGCTACGGGCTGTTCGGGACGTTCGCGGCGATTGCGCTGCTGATCAATATCGGCCTGCTCTTCGGGATCATGTCGATGATTGGCGGCACGCTGACATTGCCGGGGATTGCGGGGATCGTGCTGACGATGGGCACCGCCGTGGATGCCAATGTGCTGATCTACGAGCGTATCCGCGAGGAACTCAAGCGTGTCAAAGGCCCTGCGCGGGCGATCGAGATCGGCTATGAAAAGGCGATGTCGGCCATTATCGACGCCAATGTCACCACCTTCCTGACAGCCCTTATCCTGTTTGTGCTGGGGGCAGGGCCGGTGCGCGGCTTTGCCGTGACCCTGATCATCGGGATTGTGACTTCGGTGTTTACCGCAATCTGGGTGACCCGCCTGATGGTGGTGACCTGGTACGACCGCCGTCGTCCGAAAACGCTAGACCTCTGAAGGAGCGAAACACATGGCATTCCGTCTCAAGCTCGTTCCGGACGAGACCAAATTCGATTTTTTCCGTCACCAGTTCCTGACCTTCGGGTTTTCGGTGGTTCTGGTCATTGCCTCGATTGTCGCCACCGCGGTGATGGGGCTGAATTTCGGCATCGACTTCCGCGGCGGGACCACCATCCGCGCGGAAAGTAGCCAGTCGATCGATGTGGGGGCCTGGCGCTCGGCGCTCCAGCCGCTTGATCTGGGCGATGTGGTGATTACCGAGGTGTTCGACCCCTCCTTCGGCCCCGACCAGAATGTGGCCGAGGTGCGCATTCAGGCGCAAAATGACGAAGGGTCGATCACGCCGCAGACCGTCGATGCAATCAATGCCGCGCTGAAAGAGGTAACGCCGGATGTCAAATTCACGGCTACGGAATCCGTCGGTCCGAAGGTTTCGGGCGAGCTGATCAAAACGGCGATCCTGTCGGTTCTGGCGGCAACCGCCGCGATCCTCGTCTATATCTGGCTGCGCTTCGAATGGCAGTTTGCCGTGGGCGCTGTGGCCGCGCTGGTGCATGATCTTGTGATCACCGTCGGCATTTTCGCCGTGGCGCAGATCAAGTTCGATCTGACGATCATCGCAGCGCTGCTGACCATTCTGGGCTATTCGATCAACGACACCGTGGTGGTGTTTGACCGGTTGCGTGAAAATCTGGTCAAATACAAAACCATGCCGCTGCGCGAGGTAATGAATATCTCGGTCAACGAGACCCTGTCGCGGACGGTGATGACCTCTGGCACCACGCTGATTGCGCTGATCTCGCTTCTGGTGCTTGGGGGCGACGTGATCCGTGGTTTCGTGTTCGCGATGACCTTCGGTGTGGTGGTCGGGACCTATTCCTCGGTCTTTGTTGCGAAAAACATCGTTCTGATGATCGGTCTCAACCGTTCTGAAAAGAAAGACCCCGCCGAGAAGTTCTTTGACAAGAACACCGGTAGCGAAGCCAAATAACGACCCAAGGGGACCGCGATGCAGATGACCGAAGCCAGTTTTTCCGGACAGACGCCCATTGACGGCTATGGGCCGGGGTTTTTCCGGATTGCTGGTGCGGTGCGTCGCGGTGCGCAACTGGTATATGGGGCAGGGGCTGTCGATTGGGGCGGCTTCGAGGATCTCGCCGCGATCCGTGCGCTGGTCGGGCGCATTGATGTGCTGTTTGTCGGCATGGGGGCAGATATCGCCTTTCCGCCTGCCGATTTCATCGCGGCGGTCGAGGAAATGGGCCTGATGCCCGAACCGATGTCCAGCCCCTCTGCCGCGCGCAGCTACAATGTCCTGCTGACCGAAGGCCGCCGTGTGGCCGTGGCGCTGCTGCCGATGCCGGGCGACCTGCCGCCCGAGCTGGCGCGTGACTGAGGGCGGCCCGATGCCCCTTCTGACGATCACCGATCTCAGTGTCGCGCGTGCGGGGCTTCCGATCCTCTCCGCGCTTTCCTTCTGCGTGGATCATGGCGAGGCACTTGTGCTGCGCGGGCCGAATGGCATTGGCAAGACCACCCTTTTGCGCACCATTGCCGGCCTGCAACCAGCCTTGGCCGGAGAGATGTCCCTGGCCGCCGAATCTATGGCCTATGCCGGCCATTCGGACGGGTTGAAGGCCACGCTGAGCGTTGTCGAAAATCTCAGATTCTGGGCCGATATCTATGCGACAAAGGATATCGCGCCTGCCCTTGCGCAGATGAATCTCGACGCTTTGGCGGATCGCGCGGCGCATAGTCTTTCGGCCGGACAGAAACGGCGCTTGGGGTTGGCGCGTCTGCTGGTGACGGGGCGACCGATCTGGGTTCTGGACGAACCGACCGTGTCGCTGGATCAGGCGTCGGTGCAGCTGTTTGCCGAGGCCATCCGCAGCCACCTTGCGCAAGGCGGGGCGGCCCTGATGGCGACCCATATCGACCTCGGTCTCCCCGAGGCACGCGTGCTGGACCTTGGCCCGTATCGCGCCGATCCGCTGGCCCCCACAGGCGGGTCCGCCGGTGCTTTCGACGAGGCCTTCCTATGAGAGCCCTCTTGCTGCGCGATCTCAAACTGGCGGTCAGGGCTGGTGGTGGCTTCGGTCTCGGGCTGGCCTTCTTTCTGATCGTGGTAACACTTGTGCCCTTCGGTGTTGGCCCGCAGGCAGAGATTCTGGCCCGTATCGCGCCGGGAATCCTGCTGGTGGGGGCGCTGCTGGCCTGCCTGCTGTCGCTGGACCGGATCTTTGCGCTCGATTACGAAGACGGATCGCTCGACCTTCTGGCAACGGCCCCCGTTCCGATGGAGGCGGTGGTCTCGATGAAGGCGCTGGCGCATTGGCTGGTGACGGGCCTGCCGCTGACGCTCGCCTCGCCGCTTTTCGGCCTGCTGCTGCATCTGGACCCCAAGGGCTATATCTGGCTGGTAAGCGCGCTTTTGCTGGCAACGCCCGCGCTTTCGGTGCTGGGGACATTCGGCGCGGCCCTTACGGTGGGCATCAAACGTGGCGGGTTGCTGCTTTCGTTGCTGGTGCTGCCGCTCTATGTGCCCACGCTGATTTTTGCCGCCGAGCTGGTGCGCCGCGGGGCGGAGGGTGCAAATGTCGAGGCGCCCGCTCTGGTGCTGGCAGGGATCACCCTTGCCTGTGCCGCTTTGGTCCCATTTGCATCCGCAGCCGCAATCCGGATAAATCTGAGATAGATCAGAGACTCTCACGCCCGTGGCGGGCATGGGTCATCTGCGACGTTCGTTGAAAGGTGCCGCCACTGATGTCCATTTGGGAATACGCCAATCCGGTCAAGTTCATGCGAACGACCGATAAGCTGCTGCCATTCGTGGTGGTCCTGACTGTCCTTACCCTCGTGCCGGGGCTGGTCTGGGGGTTCTTCTTCACGCCTGCCGCCGATAATTTCGGCTCCAGCGTCAAGGTCATCTATGTGCATGTGCCCGCAGCGATGATGGCGATCAATATCTGGATCATGATGCTGGTCACCTCGCTGATCTGGATTATCCGCCGCCACCATGTCTCCGCGCTTGCGGCCAAGGCCGCTGCCCCCGTTGGTATGGTTATGACGGTCATCGCCCTGATCACCGGTGCGGTCTGGGGCGAGCCTATGTGGGGGACGTGGTGGGCATGGGATCCGCGTCTGACCTCGTTCCTGATCCTGTTCCTTTTCTATCTCGGCTATATGGCGCTTTGGGCCGCTATCGATAATCCCGATACCGCCGCCGATCTGACGGGCGTGCTGTGTCTTGTGGGGTCCGTGTTTGCGCTGCTGTCGCGCTATGCGGTGAATTTCTGGAATCAGGGGCTGCATCAGGGGGCGACGCTGTCGATGGACCGCGAACAGCATATCGCCAATGTCTACTGGTTCCCGCTTCTGCTGTGTCTGGTGGGGTTCGGCCTTTTTTTCGTGACGCTGGTTCTGCTGCGGACCCGCACCGAGATCCGGCGTCGTCGTTTGCATGCGCTTGAACAACGGGAGCGGATGGCATGATGATCGATCTGGGGAAATACGAATATACGGTGCTGATCAGCTGGGGGGCCTGTCTGTTTCTGCTGCTGGTGCTTGTGGCTGTCACGCTTTGGCAGGGGCGCCGCGTGAAGGCGGCACTGGCGCGGCAGGAGGCCCGTATGCACGACATCCGTCGGCAAAACACGCCGATGCAGGACAGCCGTGAGGAGAGCCACAATGGTTAAGCCTCTGATGCTGGCGCCGCCGCTGGTTTTCGCGGGATTGGCGATCCTGTTCGTCTGGGGGATGTGGCGGCAGGATCCAAGCCAGTTGCCCACAGCCTTTGCCGGAAAGGACGCGCCCGCCGTGGCCCTGTCCCCGCTGGGCAGCCTGCCGGAGTTCAACAATAGCGATCTCCGCGACGGTCAGGTGAAGCTAGTGAATTTCTGGGCGTCATGGTGCGCGCCCTGTCGGGTCGAGCATCCAAATCTTGAGGCGCTCTCTGGGCAAGGGGTGGAAATTCTTGGTGTAAACTATAAAGATACCCCTGATAAGGCGCTGAAATTCCTCAATAGTCTTGGGAATCCCTTTGCGCGGGCCGGTCAGGATCCGCAAGGTCAGATGGCGTTAAACTGGGGCGTCTACGGGGTGCCGGAAACTTTCGTCGTGGATGGGCAGGGCAAGGTTTTGATGCGGTATGCAGGGCCTCTGACCGAGGATGTGATTGCTCAGAAAATCCGGCCTCTGCTGCCGAAAGCGTCGCAATAGAGCCTGTCGATCACCGGATGCCACGCGATGGACGGCTGGCCTGATCATCGATCATGCCGCCGGAGGACGAAGGCCCTCTTGCGGGCCTTGGCATGATGTTTACGCCCGCCAGTTTGAGAGCCTGCGACACTGGGGAGCCCTGTCCGACATGTGGTTCATGGCCGGTTGTGCTCCGTTCTCTCAGACGCGCCCATGATGACGTGTTTTTTTTATTTCAAACCGCTTTGAAAATCATCCAAAGCGGTTTGGTTGTTCAATAAATCCTCTGCCGGCTCTGTGGCGTGCTCTTGGCCCAATCCGGCCATAGTCCCAGCCAATCCAGCCCCAGAACAAGGAGGACGCAGCCCGCAACGACCAGCATGATCCGCACCTGTCGTTTTGAGGGCGGATGACGTACCCATTTCGCCATCCGCAGGAGCCAGATCAGGTTCACTTTTTGTCATCCAGAAATTTGACTGTGCCGATATAAGGCAGGTTGCGATGACTTTGTGCAAAATCAAGCCCGTAGCCGATGACAAACTCGTCGGGAATCGAAAAGCCGCACCAGTCGGCTTTAACGTCGACTTCCCGTCGCGAAGGTTTATCAAGCATGGCGCAGCAGGCGATTTTGCGCGGACCACGCGCCCGAAGCATCTCCATGATCTTCGAGATCGTGTGGCCGGTGTCGACAATATCCTCGACCACAAGCACATCCCGCCCGCCAATATTTCCGCGCAAGTCCTTGAGAATGCGGACTTCCCGTGAAGATGTCGTTTCATTGCCATAGCTTGATGCCTCAAGGAAATCGACCTCGCAGGGCAGATGGATCTCGCGGATCAGATCGGCGATGAACACGAATGACCCGCGCAGCAGGCCGATGACCACCAGCTTGTCGGTTCCAGCGAAATGTTCGGTGATTTCGGCGGCCAATGTCTCGACACGCGCGGCGATTTGCTTGGCAGAAATGAACGTTTCGATTTCATAGGGACGGTCGGTCATCGGCTTTGGCTCCTTGGGAGAGCCGCTTTGCGTGATCGGCTCTTGAATCTCGTTCCGTTTATCGCAAGTAAAGGGGCGGCGAAACAAGGGTAATGGGAAGAAGGCCGGGTATGCCAAAACAGTCTGACAGTCGCGTGCTACCGTATAGCGCACGCCAAATGTATGATCTGGTGGCAGATGTGCAGAATTATCCGAAATTCCTGCCGTGGAATTCTGCGGCGCGTATCCGTTCGACCGAGCTTCAGGCCGATGGCTCTACGGTCATGCTCGCGGATCTGGTGATTTCGTTTAAAGTTTTCCGCGAACGCTTTGGATCGCGTGTGACGCTTTGGCCCGACCGCTACCATATCGATACCGAATATCTTGACGGGCCATTCAAATATCTCAAAAGCACATGGGATTTCGAAGACCTTCCCGAGGGCGGCTGCAAGGTTCAGTTCTTTGTGGATTTTGAATTTAAAAACATGATCTTGCAAGGCGTTATTGGCACGGTTTTCAACGAGGCCATGCGCCGTATCGTGAAGGCGTTCGAGGATCGCGCCCACGCGCTTTACGGCAATGCCTGAGGCGGCCGGAATGCCCGAGGGCCGTCGCTAGATGCTGTCAAAAAAAGCCGCCCCAAGAGGCGGCTTTTTAAATGGCTCAGGACGTATGGTCATAGGCGCGCTCGCCATGCGAGCTGAGATCGAGGCCGTTATTCTCGTCTTCTTTTGAGACCCGCATCGGGAAGACCCGTGCGACGAGTTTCGCGATCAGCCAGCTGACGCCAAGTGTGTAAAGCCCGACCACCACCAGCGCGCCCAGCTGTGCCAGCCACGCACCGTGGCCGAGGGCCGCAATCATGATGGTGCCGAAAATGCCACCGATTCCGTGCACGGCAAAGACATCCAACGAGTCGTCGATGCGGATTTTGTCGCGCAGAAGGATCACGGCTTCCTGACACAGGATCCCCGCGATGACGCCGATGGCCAAGGCTTCGAGCGGGCCGACAAAGCCTGCCGCTGGGGTGATCGAGGCCAGTCCTGCAATGGTGCCGGTGACAAGGCCGATCAGGCTGGATTTGCCGAATTTGATGCGCTCCCACAAGGCCCAAGACAGCGAGGCCGCCGAGGCCGAGATATGCGTGACGGTGATTGCCATTGCCGCCCCGCCATCGGCGGCCAGTTGCGATCCGCCGTTGAAGCCGAACCAGCCGACCCAGAGCATTCCCGCTCCGATGGCCACCAGCACGGGGCTATGCGGCGGCGTGTGGCGTTTGGCGCGCGGCCCGACCATGACTGCCAGAAGCAGCGCGGCAAGAGCTGCGGTCTCATGCACCACGATTCCGCCGGCGAAATCTTTGGTGCCGGTCGCGCCGAAAATCCCGCCATCGGCCATCATGCCGCCACCCCAGATCCAGTGGGTGACGGGCGCATAGACCGCCAGCATCCACAGGGCACAGAAGGCCAGTACGAAGGAGAAATTGATCCGCTCGACGAAGGCCCCGATAATGAGGGCGGGCGTGATGATGGCGAAGGTCATCTGGAACGCGAAGAAGGCGATTTCGGGAATCGTGCCCCAAAGCGTTTCGGGTGTAAGCCCGATCAGCGCGATTTTCCCGAAGCCGCCCCAGAAGCCGTTCGCATGACCAAAGGCGAGCGAGTAGCCGAAGACAAGCCACAAAACGCTCATCAGGGCGGCGACGGCAAAACATTGCATGAAGACCGACAGGACGTTGCGCGCCCGCACCAGCCCGCCATAGAACAGGGCCAGCCCCGGCAAGGTCATGAATAGAACAAGGGCCGTGGCAACCATAACCCATGCGGTATCTGCTCCGCTCATCCGACGTCCTCCGTAAAAAGATAGCGCGCAGGCGGCATATCTCTTCTTGGGGGCCTTGAAAGAGGCAAATCGGACCTTGATCGGGTTAATATCTGCGCATTTTATGAAACGCTGCAAAAATGGCGTATATTTTGGGGTGTATGATTAAATACTGGCCGTTATGAGAATTTTTCCGGCGCTTATTTTAGCGCCGACAGGATTAAATCCAGAGCATGTTCGCGGGTATGCAGGCGCACCAGTTCGCGCCCGATGGCGCCGAATTCGCAGGTGCTCGTGACGGGGGCCGCCCAGTCACAGGCCAGTCCGAAACAGACGCGCCCTTCGGGTTTATGCTCCGATCCGCCGGGGCCTGCGATGCCGGTGACCGAAACGGCAAGCATGGCACGGCTGTTGCGCAGGGCGCCGGTGGCCATTGCGCGGGCGACCTCTTCCGAGACCGCGCCGTAGCGGGCGATCGTCTCGGCAGGCACGCCCAGCATTTCGGTTTTGGCGGCGTTGGAATAGGTGACGAAACCACGTTCGAAGACGGCGGAGGACCCCGCCAGATCGGTGAGGGCGGCTGCAATCAGCCCCGCCGTGCAGCTTTCCGCGGTGGCAATCATGATCGCGCGGGCTTTGGCTTCGGCAATGACACGGGGGGCGAGGTCGGACATGACGGGGCTCCGGATCAGGACATCAGGATCAGCGGGATATGGTAGAGTGCGGCCAGCACGATGGTGCCGATGCCCGCGAAGATCCCCGCGAAGAGGTCGTCCAGCATCACGCCTTGCGGGGTGTGCAGGCGGTCGGCCCAGCCGACAATCGAGGGTTTCCAGATGTCGAACAGACGGAACAGCAGGAAGGCCGCAACGGGGCCGGGCCAGACCATCGACATATCGCGCATGTAAAAGCCCACAGCAGGAAACAGCATGGCGAGCCAGAGCCCCGCGACCTCGTCGATCACGATCTCGGAGGGGTCATCGCCGGGGCGGTCTTTCAGTTCGGCAGGCACCGTGATGAAGCCCACAACGGTTGCAACGACGAAGGCCAGAACCAGCGGCCAGAAGCCCAGCCAGTGCTCGATCGACCATCCCACGGCCAGCGCCGCCAGCGACCCCCAGGTGCCGGAGGCCGGTTTCAGCTTGCCCGACCAGAAGAAGGTATTGATGAAATTCAGCATGGGCGTCTCCTCAAGGCGCAGATAGGGCGGTCGGGTCAGTCGGCAATCAGGGTGACGGTGGCGATGGCGGCGATGCCTTCTTCGCGGCCCGTAAAGCCCAGCTTCTCCGAAGTGGTGGCCTTGACCGAGACACGGCTTGCCTCGCAGCCCATGATGCGGGCCAGTTCGGCCATCATCGCGGGCGCGTGGGGGCCGATCTTGGGGCGCTCGCAGATGAGTGTGACATCGGCATTGCCGATCCGGTAGCCCATCTCGCCCGCGAGCTTGGCGGCATGATCAAGGAAAATCCAGCTGGCCGCGCCTTTCCATTGCGGGTCCGATGGCGGGAAATGGCGGCCGATATCGCCCTGCGCCAATGCGCCATAGATCGCGTCGGTCAGCGCATGCATGCCGACATCGGCATCCGAATGGCCTAAAAGCGCTTTGGAGTGCGGAATCTCCACTCCGCATAGAATGACGTGATCGCCCTCGGTGAACGCATGCACGTCATATCCGTTGCCCAGTCTTACATCCATTCTGGCGTCCTTTCTTGCCCGCAGGATCGCCTCGGCGCGGGCGAAATCTGCGGGATAGGTGATCTTGAGATTGTCTTCATGCCCAAGAGTGATCGCAACGTCCATCCCTGCGCTACGCGCAATTTCGACATCATCGGGGGCAGGGCCCTGATGGGACCGATGGGCTGCCAGAATGGCATCGTAGTGGAAACCCTGCGGGGTTTGCGCGCGATAGAGGCCGCTACGGTCGCGGGTGCCCGCCACGCGGGCCCTGTCTCCCAGCCACAGCGCATCCGAAACGGGCAGGGCCGGTGCGGCGGCGGGCAGGGTCTCGAGCGCGTCCAGCACGCCTGTCAGAACGGTTTCGGGCAGGAAGGGGCGCGCGCCGTCATGGATCAGCACCTTGTCGATATTCTGGTGCTCCAAGGCTTCCAAGGCGTTTCGAACCGAGGCATCACGGCTTTCGCCCCCCGCAATGAGCGTGACGGTGCCGCCGGTCAGTTCCAGTCCGCGCGCCATATCATCGGGATGCAGCACCAGAAGCAGCCGTGCATCCCTGCCCGCGTTGCGCAGAGCCGTCTGGCAACTGTCGATCGTATGGGCCAGCACCGGTTTTCCGGCCAGCATCTGCCATTGTTTGGGCTGCGTCCCTCCGGCGCGGGTGCCACGCCCTGCGGCAACGATGATCAATGCAATCGACATCCGAACCTCTTGCCTGTCGAAATCTGTGCCAAGGACTTAGGCGAAGCGCAAGTTCTGTGCAATCAGAACAGGCTTTTATTGAAATGCGACCAATTTCCGCGTTATGATGCCTAAATAATGTGCGGATGCATATTTTTCCTGCCTTTCTGCCCATAGAATCGCCCGAGGGGATTTGTGAATCGCGGTTCAAGGCGGTAGCAGAAAACCAGAGTTACTTCGGGAAGTTCCGTGTCCATCCAGCTTGATAATGTCTTGATCGATCCGCCGGTGCTGTTGGCACC
The sequence above is drawn from the Thioclava sp. GXIMD4216 genome and encodes:
- the yajC gene encoding preprotein translocase subunit YajC translates to MFVTPAYAQAAGAAAPGGMAALGQFLPLILIFIIMYFLLIRPQQKKAKQHRQMVEALRRGDEVVTQGGILGKVTNVREDGMVEVEIAQGVKVRVVKSTIGQVVSKTEPAAESK
- the secD gene encoding protein translocase subunit SecD, with product MLHIPLWKRILIIALCVIGLAMAAPNIFYAKVEGHNDAASTFAKTKTLTTEQQAALDAWPAWLPNGLVNLGLDLRGGAHLLAEVQLSDVYAARMKSLWPEMRSALAKERSTIGAIRRVSSPEDELRIQIGNADQIQKAVEIAKTLASPIVTLTGVGQDDLQITGQGDTITIKLSDAEKQATDDRTMQQSLEIVRRRIDAAGTREPTIARQGSDRILIEVPGIGSAQELKDLIGTTAQLNFMQVNGSTQDENANPGAGNVLVPDANRKGLYYILGDVPVVSGDALTDAKAATDQNGYPAVSFRFNTTGARQFGDFTASHIGEPFAIVLDNEVISAPTIQSHIAGGSGIITGNFSIQESTDLALLLRSGALPAKLDFLEERTIGPELGADSIRAGAIAAVVGLFLVIAYMIASYGLFGTFAAIALLINIGLLFGIMSMIGGTLTLPGIAGIVLTMGTAVDANVLIYERIREELKRVKGPARAIEIGYEKAMSAIIDANVTTFLTALILFVLGAGPVRGFAVTLIIGIVTSVFTAIWVTRLMVVTWYDRRRPKTLDL
- the secF gene encoding protein translocase subunit SecF gives rise to the protein MAFRLKLVPDETKFDFFRHQFLTFGFSVVLVIASIVATAVMGLNFGIDFRGGTTIRAESSQSIDVGAWRSALQPLDLGDVVITEVFDPSFGPDQNVAEVRIQAQNDEGSITPQTVDAINAALKEVTPDVKFTATESVGPKVSGELIKTAILSVLAATAAILVYIWLRFEWQFAVGAVAALVHDLVITVGIFAVAQIKFDLTIIAALLTILGYSINDTVVVFDRLRENLVKYKTMPLREVMNISVNETLSRTVMTSGTTLIALISLLVLGGDVIRGFVFAMTFGVVVGTYSSVFVAKNIVLMIGLNRSEKKDPAEKFFDKNTGSEAK
- a CDS encoding Mth938-like domain-containing protein, which translates into the protein MQMTEASFSGQTPIDGYGPGFFRIAGAVRRGAQLVYGAGAVDWGGFEDLAAIRALVGRIDVLFVGMGADIAFPPADFIAAVEEMGLMPEPMSSPSAARSYNVLLTEGRRVAVALLPMPGDLPPELARD
- the ccmA gene encoding heme ABC exporter ATP-binding protein CcmA, with product MPLLTITDLSVARAGLPILSALSFCVDHGEALVLRGPNGIGKTTLLRTIAGLQPALAGEMSLAAESMAYAGHSDGLKATLSVVENLRFWADIYATKDIAPALAQMNLDALADRAAHSLSAGQKRRLGLARLLVTGRPIWVLDEPTVSLDQASVQLFAEAIRSHLAQGGAALMATHIDLGLPEARVLDLGPYRADPLAPTGGSAGAFDEAFL
- the ccmB gene encoding heme exporter protein CcmB, with translation MRALLLRDLKLAVRAGGGFGLGLAFFLIVVTLVPFGVGPQAEILARIAPGILLVGALLACLLSLDRIFALDYEDGSLDLLATAPVPMEAVVSMKALAHWLVTGLPLTLASPLFGLLLHLDPKGYIWLVSALLLATPALSVLGTFGAALTVGIKRGGLLLSLLVLPLYVPTLIFAAELVRRGAEGANVEAPALVLAGITLACAALVPFASAAAIRINLR
- a CDS encoding heme ABC transporter permease — its product is MSIWEYANPVKFMRTTDKLLPFVVVLTVLTLVPGLVWGFFFTPAADNFGSSVKVIYVHVPAAMMAINIWIMMLVTSLIWIIRRHHVSALAAKAAAPVGMVMTVIALITGAVWGEPMWGTWWAWDPRLTSFLILFLFYLGYMALWAAIDNPDTAADLTGVLCLVGSVFALLSRYAVNFWNQGLHQGATLSMDREQHIANVYWFPLLLCLVGFGLFFVTLVLLRTRTEIRRRRLHALEQRERMA
- the ccmD gene encoding heme exporter protein CcmD, translated to MMIDLGKYEYTVLISWGACLFLLLVLVAVTLWQGRRVKAALARQEARMHDIRRQNTPMQDSREESHNG
- a CDS encoding DsbE family thiol:disulfide interchange protein, with product MVKPLMLAPPLVFAGLAILFVWGMWRQDPSQLPTAFAGKDAPAVALSPLGSLPEFNNSDLRDGQVKLVNFWASWCAPCRVEHPNLEALSGQGVEILGVNYKDTPDKALKFLNSLGNPFARAGQDPQGQMALNWGVYGVPETFVVDGQGKVLMRYAGPLTEDVIAQKIRPLLPKASQ
- the hpt gene encoding hypoxanthine phosphoribosyltransferase — its product is MTDRPYEIETFISAKQIAARVETLAAEITEHFAGTDKLVVIGLLRGSFVFIADLIREIHLPCEVDFLEASSYGNETTSSREVRILKDLRGNIGGRDVLVVEDIVDTGHTISKIMEMLRARGPRKIACCAMLDKPSRREVDVKADWCGFSIPDEFVIGYGLDFAQSHRNLPYIGTVKFLDDKK
- a CDS encoding type II toxin-antitoxin system RatA family toxin, which gives rise to MPKQSDSRVLPYSARQMYDLVADVQNYPKFLPWNSAARIRSTELQADGSTVMLADLVISFKVFRERFGSRVTLWPDRYHIDTEYLDGPFKYLKSTWDFEDLPEGGCKVQFFVDFEFKNMILQGVIGTVFNEAMRRIVKAFEDRAHALYGNA
- a CDS encoding ammonium transporter; this translates as MSGADTAWVMVATALVLFMTLPGLALFYGGLVRARNVLSVFMQCFAVAALMSVLWLVFGYSLAFGHANGFWGGFGKIALIGLTPETLWGTIPEIAFFAFQMTFAIITPALIIGAFVERINFSFVLAFCALWMLAVYAPVTHWIWGGGMMADGGIFGATGTKDFAGGIVVHETAALAALLLAVMVGPRAKRHTPPHSPVLVAIGAGMLWVGWFGFNGGSQLAADGGAAMAITVTHISASAASLSWALWERIKFGKSSLIGLVTGTIAGLASITPAAGFVGPLEALAIGVIAGILCQEAVILLRDKIRIDDSLDVFAVHGIGGIFGTIMIAALGHGAWLAQLGALVVVGLYTLGVSWLIAKLVARVFPMRVSKEDENNGLDLSSHGERAYDHTS